The Chroicocephalus ridibundus unplaced genomic scaffold, bChrRid1.1 SCAFFOLD_83, whole genome shotgun sequence genome includes a window with the following:
- the LOC134509467 gene encoding adenylate cyclase type 10-like produces MEGRDTDELAQTLNEYLCDILEEFLVFGGDILKFAGDAVLVLWRTPPQEVARTITKEEGGWISAGTMSLPVFGDESWQHFCIFGPCLAEVCDAEEVAGAGEVVLSATCWELCEQHRLRTKHLAGTRAVQAGGWDGLESHSEGLGLAMKEGGAMRPALLLPSDLNAKDVLRKYIPVAALGKLNAGLPMDLLSELRPVTCIFVQLQLAAGTSSEHLSTVLKEASRVMLEILSPHKGHINKVLLCDKGCTFLCVLGLPGNKLPCESLHALQSALEIFNSCSTMLKERETMSVAVTRGTMFCGVTGHPLRHEYTVLGQKVNLAARMMVHYPGLVSCDAVTYAASWLPASYFKEMLEREMKSRTETAGMGKTVGQRGSVSNGKGLDEGEGAALRGRQAGGPVTALRKAEVPKRGRAGRKQETDLFVSCLNAYRDSGQRNILAVEGTMGCGKSHLLAELASLGQDAGHSVVALELLEIDMRQPFSAIRMLMARALGLQDCESRGDRQRVLKTKLQGTIEKSSYCLLNDIFCFPISDNDREMDETQRKLELHSTRLKVLEKTLTGDFGIFVIDNAHFIDPDSWFIMSPVLQNVSLFMVMSLAPGYEITESFRKAAADNATSQKITYLHLDKLKASVVMQKVCNDLGVVSIPRDLVRFLIQTSSGIPYYCEELLRCLRANDMLQFCTRRQSGKAKDNWESLITSAVEASSLAATWSSDAGNDGRVCLLRPGVTLENTALPIPLKDLVGLLSHILPTGLRTHMNSSLDELVSDNILKRLKNTEVPEDVQDPTEGPATSSQVESGKW; encoded by the exons ATGGAAGGCAGAGACACTGATGAGCTGGCGCAAACGCTCAATGAGTACCTGTGTGACATTTTGGAGG AGTTCCTGGTTTTTGGAGGAGACATCTTGAAGTTTGCTG gagatgctgtgctggtgctgtggagAACACCACCCCAGGAGGTGGCCAGGACCATCAccaaggaggagggaggat ggatctCTGCAGGGACCATGAGCCTCCCGGTTTTCGGAGATGAGAGCTggcaacacttctgcatttttggcCCGTGCCTGGCTGAAGTTTGTGACGCCGAAGAGGTTGCGGGTGCAGGTGAAGTTGTCCTCTCGGCCAcctgctgggagctctgtgaGCAGCACCGGCTGAGGACCAAGCATCTCGCAGGCACAAGAGCTGTGCAGGCAGGTGGATGGGACGGCCTCGAGAGCCATTCTGAGGGCCTGGGCCTGGCCATGAAGGAGGGAG gtGCCATGAGGCCTGCTCTTCTCTTGCCCAGTGACCTGAACGCCAAGGATGTGCTTAGGAAGTACATACCAGTCGCTGCTCTCGGGAAG CTCAATGCAGGACTGCCCATGGATCTCCTCTCTGAGCTACGGCCAGTCACCTGCATCTTTGTccagctgcagcttgctgcaggtACCAGCTCGGAGCATCTCAGCACCGTCCTCAAGGAGGCCAGCAGGGTGATGCTAGAAATCCTCTCTCCTCACAAGGGCCACATCAACAAAGTCCTCCTGTGTGATAAA ggctgcacGTTCCTCTGCGTGCTGGGACTCCCTGGAAACAAGCTGCCCTGCGAGAGCCTTCAcgccctgcagagtgctctggaGATCTTCAACTCGTGCTCCACCATGCTCAAGGAAAGAGA gaCAATGTCTGTGGCAGTTACCAGAGGGACGATGTTCTGCGGAGTCACTGGCCACCCGCTGAGACACGAATACACAG TCCTTGGCCAGAAGGTGAACTTGGCTGCCCGGATGATGGTGCActaccctgggctggtgtcctgtGATGCAGTGACTTACGCCGCctcctggctgcctgcttccTACTTCAAGGAGATGctggagagagagatgaaaagcagGACTGAAaccgcagggatggggaag actgTTGGCCAGCGGGGCAGCGTGAGCAATGGAAAAGGCCTCGACGAGGGCGAGGGGGCTGCGCTGCGGGGCAGGCAAGCAGGTGGCCCCGTGactgctctgaggaaggcagaggtgcccaAGCGTGGACGAGCAG GTCGGAAGCAGGAGACTGACCTCTTTGTCAGCTGCTTGAACGCCTATAGGGATTCAGGCCAAAGGAACATCCTGGCGGTTGAGGGCACGATGGGCTGTGGAAAGAGCCACTTACTTGCTGAACTGGCCTCTCtaggccaggatgctggccaCAG CGTGGTTGCCCTGGAACTGCTGGAGATCGACATGAGGCAGCCCTTCTCTGCCATCCGCATGCTGATGGCCAGGGCCCTGGGCCTCCAGGACTGTGAATCGCGCGGCGACAGGCAGCGCGTGCTGAAGACAAAGCTGCAAGGGACAATCGAAAAGAGCAGCTACTGCCTCCTCAATGACATTTTCTGC TTTCCCATTTCGGACAACGATCGCGAGATGGATGAAACTCAAAGAAAACTGGAATTGCACTCGACTCGGCTGAAAGTGCTGGAGAAG acCCTTACAGGAGATTTTGGCATATTTGTCATCGACAATGCCCATTTCATCGACCCTGACTCCTGGTTCATCATGTCACCCGTGCTCCAAAATGTCTCCCTCTTCATGGTCATGAGCTTAGCCCCGGGCTACGAGATAACAGAGAGCTTCCGCAAAGCCGCAGCAGACAACGCCACGTCCCAGAAAATCACTTATCTTCATCTGGACAAGCTGAAAGCTTCAGTTGTGATGCAGAAAGTCTGCAATGACCTCGGAGTggtcagcatccccagggatctGGTGAG GTTCCTGATCCAAACCAGCTCAGGGATCCCATATTACtgcgaggagctgctgcgctgccttcGTGCCAATGACATGCTCCAGTTCTGCACCCGGaggcagtctggaaaagcaaaggacaactgGGAGAGCCTGATCA CATCTGCAGTCGAGGCTTCATCCCTCGCAGCAACCTGGAGCTCCGACGCGGGGAATGACGGCAGGGTCTGCCTCCTCAGGCCAGGCGTGACCCTGGAGAACACCGCGCTGCCCATCCCCTTGAAAG ATCTGGTAGGGCTCCTGTCGCACATCCTTCCCACTGGCCTCAGGACCCATATGAATTCTTCGTTGGACGAGCTGGTGAGCGACAACATCCTGAAGcggctgaaaaacacagaggtgCCAGAAGATGTGCAAGATCCTACCGAGGGGCCAGCCACCTCTTCGCAGGTGGAGAGCGGTAAGTGGTAG